The Streptomyces sp. NBC_01591 genome window below encodes:
- a CDS encoding tyrosine-type recombinase/integrase, which yields MADEPGPAVGLTGTGIFISLTYGSLIASSDGHGFTYWLFITMLVACNIGAFCVTLYVLVRGAVGRRRTWVDSLPEFLVPTVVTVKDRQVTQMLPFDKAKIFPYAYRHTYAQRHADAGVAPDALQSLMDHRQLTTTQQYYRNSQELHQTGEKPQVARSGRGLTRTPSSCNLAS from the coding sequence GTGGCCGACGAGCCGGGACCTGCTGTCGGGCTCACCGGCACCGGCATCTTCATCAGCCTCACCTACGGATCCCTCATCGCCTCGTCCGACGGCCACGGCTTCACCTACTGGCTGTTCATCACCATGCTCGTCGCCTGCAACATCGGTGCCTTCTGTGTGACTCTCTACGTCCTCGTCCGCGGCGCGGTCGGGCGCCGTCGAACCTGGGTGGATTCACTGCCCGAGTTCCTGGTCCCCACCGTGGTCACAGTCAAGGACCGCCAGGTCACCCAGATGCTGCCGTTCGACAAGGCTAAGATTTTTCCCTACGCCTACCGACACACCTACGCTCAGCGGCACGCTGACGCCGGCGTCGCTCCCGATGCTCTGCAGTCACTCATGGACCATCGTCAACTGACGACCACCCAGCAGTACTACCGGAACTCTCAGGAATTGCATCAGACGGGCGAGAAACCGCAGGTCGCGAGGTCAGGGCGGGGCCTGACAAGGACTCCATCCTCCTGCAACTTGGCGTCCTGA